The Nitrospira sp. genome includes the window AAGCTTGCGCCTCACTCGACAGCGCGACGGCCACATGCCGATCCAAGAGTCCATACTCGGACTCGGCTTTTTTCACGGCCGCAGCAAAGATATGCTCCGCCTCAGGGTAATCCCCCTTCTGGAGCGCGCGCTGCCCCGCCGCCATCGCCGACTCCCAGGATTGTTGCTCGCAGGAGCACACCAAGGCCATCGCAAGCACCAGCGTGACAACGCGTAGCGAGACTCGAAGGCTCATGACCGTCGCATCTGCTCAACAATGGATTCGGCCGGATAGGTCACGATCTCGGCCAGCGTCGGATGGTAGTGCGGGATTCGAAGAAGGTCCTGTACGGTCCCGTGATAGTACATCACCGCAATCAGCTCATGAATCAGCTCTCCGGATTCCGGCCCGACAATCTCGGCACCCAGGACAGTCCCGCTTGCGCGGTCTGCCATCAATTTCACAAACCCTTGTGTGCTCCCGAGACACATGGCCTTTCCATGGTCGGCAAACGGATAGGTTCCGGTGAGGCAGGAGAGGCCGCGAGCACGGCAGGCTTTTTCCGTCAGACCCACCGCAGCGACTTGCGGCTCGGTAAAGATGACTTCCGCCACCAGCCGATCGTCGAAACGTCTGGGAGAATCGGCCGGATGGCAGGCATTCCACCCCGCCAGCTCCCCCTGTTGAATGGCGATGTGGACAACATCATAGAGATTCGTGACGTCCCCGACGGCAAAGATGTGGGGCTGCGATGTCCGCATTCCGTCATCCACGACCACACGACCGGCATCGACCGTCACGTGGGCCGCCGACAGATTCAGCCCGGCGATGTTCGGAACCCGGCCAAGCGCGTTGAGCACGAGATCGCCAACCAGGACCTCTTCCTCCCCTTTATGCAGGACAGACACCGCCATCTTCTTTCCGTCTCTCTGTACACGGAGCGCCTGCGTGTCGGTCATGACACGAAGGCCTTCGGCGGCGAGTGCCTGTCCGAGTGCAACTCCGACGTCGGCATCAAGATGGGACAGGACATGAGACGCCCGCTGCACGAGAGTGACCCGTGTGCCGATGCGCGCGAAGAACTGGGCAAACTCCAATCCGACGGGTCCGGCCCCCAGTACGATGAGCGATTCCGGCTGCTCCCGTCGATCCAGCAGACTGTCGCTGGTGACACAACCCGCCTCCGTCAGACCCGGAATCGCCACCTCGCGCGGAACCGATCCGGTGGCAATGATGAAGGATTTCGCGGCCAGACTCGTCGAACCGACCTGCAGCCGATCGGGGGAAAGAAAAGTCGCCGGCGCTTCGTAGAGCGCAAAGGCCGGATCGCGCAATTGCTGAATCCGGTAGTCGGCGAACTCACGGACCAAGCGGTTCTTTCGATCGACAATGGCTGAGAGGCTGGGGCGTACCTCGACCGGCGATAGGCCGAATTCTGGGGCTCGCCGCATCACCGCGGCAATCTCAGCCGATCGCAAGATGGTCTTCGTCGGCATGCAGCCCCGCAGAATGCAGAGTCCTCCGAGCGGGCCCTGATCAACGATCGCCACGTCTGCTCCCGCCTCACGGGCCGTCCGTGCCGCCGCATAACCGGCTGAACCGCCGCCGATCACGATCACGTCATGTGTCCGTTGAGTTGTCATACACCTTCCCTTTATAGTCGATCCACGAAAGGATACACCATGATCCGACCAGGCCGCTATCGACACTACAAGGGAAACGACTACGAAGTCGTGGGTGTGGCAAAACACTCCGAAACGGAAGAGGAGGTCGTCGTCTACCGCGCGCTCTATGGAGAAAAGGGGCTCTGGGTGAGACCGCTGGTCATGTTTCTTGACACCGTGGTGGTCGAGGGTCGACCGCAACCCCGTTTCCAATTCGTGGCGGAATGCCCCATTCCACCCAAGGCCTACCCCCCCCCAGCTCCACCTCGATCCTCATCCTCCTCAACTATTCAGCTTTCTTAGCTTAAGTATTTCCCGCAGTCCACCGATACTACGGGCGAGGAGAGACTTCCATGGCAGTCGTCCAAGCCATCACTGGAGTTGCCGAAACCTATCCGGTCAAACCGGTGACGCCCCGAGCTCCGCTGGTCGACGCCGTGGATAGCCAGGCCGGCGAGGATCCCCGCCACCCGGCCGGGGATCGAACGAAGTTGGCGGCGCAGCAGGCCTATCAAGAACAGACCAAGCAGACGCGGCCTCCAAAGCCGGCCATCCTGGCCAGAGATTTGATGACGACCCCGGTCATCACCTTGCCCTCCGACGCCACCCTTGTCGAAGCGTGGACCTTGATGACGCGCCGATCCTTCCGTCATCTGCCGATTTCCTCAGTCCATGGCACGCTGGTTGGAATGGTCTCGGACCGGGATCTGATCCGCCACGCTCCCGATCTCGTCATTGCCGGAGTGCAGAGCACCGCGGCCCATAGACGGTTGGCAGAAATCATGAGCCCTCGCGTGCTTTCCGCGGCACCCACGACCGACATTCGGGAAATCGCCCGGGTCATGATGGACGAGCGGGTCGGGGCATTGCCGATCCTCGATGCCAATCGGCAGCCGATCGGCATCATCTCCAAGCAGGACTTGCTCCGCGGTCTGGCCAACCACGGCCCCATAGAACTCTGGACCTAGCCGCGAGTCTCGTTCCCCTCCCACCGCGCGCATCACGTCACCGCCGATGCGACTCCCGGGAATCGGTCCAACTGAGCCACGCTATTCCATCATTGTCCAACGAGCGAATGTGGCGGCCTGGCCCGCTCGAATCCCCCGATCATCGACGACATTCCACACGGTGGCATCTTCGACCAGGAACCGCTTACCAGTAGAAGAGATTCTGATTCCACGATAGCCGGAATAATATCCCTGCCGCTCAGCCGCCGCCAACATGCGGGCGCGCTCATCTCGGTTCATGGCCTCCGCGGTGAGGCGGGAGGGCGTGCTCGTCAATTGTGCCCACGACAACTCCCACAGATCGAGAGCCTGCCGGTTGCCGTAATTCAACATCGGATCGGTCTGTGTGTCATGCGATACCACCACGAAGGGCGCGGCAAATAGCGCTTGCGCCTGCGCGTCTGGGGTGCCGGTTCGGATCAGCAAGTCCCGCCCGGTCCAGCGCCGAAAGCTATCCAGGAGCAGCTGCGACCATGTAACCAAAAAGCGGTGGGACACGTCATCGGTCGACATGCCATGCTGCTATCACGTCTGAACGGGCAAGACAAGCGAGGGAATTAGGGCTTGGCGGAATTGGCCTTGCGGGGGGTCGGTTTCGGGAGCAGGCGGTATTCGACGAGCCGACAGCTACAGAACGCCACTTGCCGGGTATCGGTTGTCACGCGCACGATGATGGAATGGCAGAACACACAGCCCAGCGAGCGGGTATCCCGGGCAATGGTCCAGCGAGGGATCGAGATATGATCGGGATTGAGTGTGTGGTCGCTCATCATAATCCGTATCGGCAGTCCTGGAAAATTCTGAAGTCTACCGATGTCATGCGCCCCTCCCTGGCATGCCGCCTGAGCCCTATGTATAATGACGGTCCTTTACACTCCACTGGTACCGGTTAGTGAGGAGCACGTCATGGCAGGCAAGACACTATTCGATAAGATTTGGGACACGCATCTCGTACGGGAGGAACCGGACGGGACGACACTGTTGTATATCGATCGGCAGCTGGTCCATGAAGTCACTTCGCCGCAGGCCTTCGAAGGGTTAAAGCTCTCCGGTCGCCGTCCGCGACGCCCAGCCGCGACGCTCGCGGTCCCGGACCACAATGTCCCGACGACGGATCGCCGTCTCGGTATTGCCGATGCCATCAGCGCCAAACAAATCCAGACACTGGAAGACAACTGCCGGGACTTCAATATTACGTTGTTCGGGATGAACGACATCCGCCAGGGGGTCGTCCACGTCATCGGCCCGGAACAAGGATTTACGCTCCCCGGCACGACGATCGTCTGCGGCGATTCGCACACCTCCACCCACGGCGCGTTCGGCGCTCTGGCCTTCGGCATCGGCACCAGCGAAGTCGAGCATGTGCTGGCGACGCAATGCCTGGTTCAGAAGCGGCCTAAGACGATGGAAATCCGCGTCGACGGCGTCCTTTCAGATCGCTGCTCTGCCAAGGACATCATTCTCGCCATCATCGGCAAGATCGGCACGGCCGGCGGGACCGGGTATGTCATCGAATATACGGGATCGGCCATTCGCGCCTTGAGCATGGAAGGCCGTATGACCCTGTGCAACATGTCGATCGAAGGCGGAGCCCGCGCCGGCATGGTCGCTCCGGATGAAAAGACCACCGCCTATATTCAAGGGCGTCCCTTGGCCCCGAAGGACGCGCTGTTCGAACAGGCCGTGCGGGCATGGGAACAATTGAAGACGGATCCCGACGCGACATACGACGCCACGCTGGTCATGCGCGCCGAGGACATTGCCCCGCAAGTCAGCTGGGGAACCAGCCCCGGGATGGTGCTCGGAGTGGATCAGCGGGTCCCGGACCCGGCCACGATGACCGACGACAATACCCGCAAGGCCACCGAGCGCGCGCTGGAATACATGGGACTCGCCGCGAACATGCCGATCGCGGACATCAGAATCGACAAGGTATTTATCGGGTCCTGCACGAATTCGCGCATTGAGGACTTGCGTCTCGCCGCGTCGCTGGCCAAAGGCAAGCAGGTCGCCAAGACGGTGCATGCGATGGTGGTGCCCGGCTCCGGTCTCGTGAAGCAGCAGGCGGAGCAGGAAGGACTCGACAAGATTTTCCGCGAAGCGGGGTTCGAGTGGCGGGAGGCCGGATGCAGCATGTGCCTGGCGATGAACGCCGATGTGCTCAAGCCGGGGGAACGCTGCGCCTCAACCAGCAATCGAAATTTCGAAGGGCGACAGGGAGCAGGCGGACGCACGCACCTGGTATCCCCGGCCATGGCCGTCGCCGCCGCCGTCGAGGGACACTTTATCGATATTCGTCATTGGAGTTAGAGGACATCATGCAAGCCTTTACCACGCTCACCGGCTTAGTCGCCCCCTTGGACCGGGTCAATGTCGACACGGACCAGATCATTCCGAAGCAGTACTTGAAGACGATCAAGCGCACGGGACTGCGCGAGGGATTGTTCTTCGACTGGAAGAAGCAGAAAGACGGGTCGCCGGATCCACAGTTTTTCCTGAACCAAGCCCGCTACCAAGGCGCCACGATTCTATTGACCCGCGACAACTTCGGCTGCGGCTCGTCCCGCGAACACGCCCCCTGGGCCCTGCTCGATCAGGGATTCCGTTGCGTGATTGCGCCGAGCTTCGCGGACATCTTCTACAATAATTGTTTTCAAAACGGCATCCTGCCCGTAGTCCTCACGGCCGACGAGGTCCTGGCGATGATGCACGAGGTCCTGGCCGCGCCCGGCTACCAGCTGACGGTGGATCTCGGCAAGCAAACCGTCACCACGCCAACCGGCAAGATCTGCACATTTGCGATTGATCCGTTCCGCAAAGACTGTTTGTATCGCGGGCTCGATTCGATCGGCCTGACGCTGCAACACGAGTCCGCTATTTCCTCCTACGAACAAAAGCGGAAAACCGAAGCGCCCTGGCTGTTCGCCGATATTCCGTCATGAACTGAGGACCTAGCCCATGAAGTTCTTGCGTCCCACATTCCTGCTGACCATCGTCCTCTTTCTCGGTGCAGCCTATCTCCTCATCGCCTTCAACCTGAGTTACTCCGACGGGAGTCGAGCGGGTTATATCCAGAAGTTCTCTCAAAAGGGATGGGTCTGCAAAACGTATGAGGGCGAGCTGGCCATGACGACGGTGCCGGGCGTCGCTCCGGTACTTTGGAGCTTCACCGTCCGAGACGAACGGGTCGCCGCCGAGCTCGATAAAGTCCTGGGCAAGCGCGTGATCCTCCACTACAAGGAATACCGCTACCTCCCCACGACTTGCTTCGGAGAGACCGACTATTTTGTGGATCGGGTCGAAATCCAGGAGTAGGCAGCGACCTGCAAACAGGCTGTTTCAACGGCTCTGCTAGAGCCAGCGCCGTTGGCGGAACGCCATCAGCATCCCTGCGGCAATCAGCCCCATCGCTCCCAGCACCGCCGGATAGCCCCACTCCGATTTCAGCTCCGGCATGTGCTCGAAGTTCATACCGTAAATGCTTGCGATAAAGCTCAGCGGCATGAAGATCGTTGTGATGACGGTCAACACACGCATGACCGTGTTGAGACGGTAACTGACGCTGGACAAGTAAATATCGAGGCTGGCCGAGACCATCTCGCGCAAGGTTTCGATCGTATCGACGATCTGCACGACATGATCGTACACATCCCTGAAAAAAACCTTGGTCGGTTCATGCAGATAGGGGCAATCGGAACGGGAGAGGCCGTTCGTCGCTTCCCGCAGCGGCCACACCGCCCGGCGAAGGAAGAGCAACTGTCGTTTGAGGGCGTGAACTTCCCTCAGCGTGTCCGGCCTCGGATCCGCCACTACTTTCTCTTGTAATAATTCAATTTTTTCGCCCAGAGATTCGAGGACCAGGAAGTACTGGTCGACGATCGCATCCACCAAGGCATACAGCAGATAGTCGGCGCCGCTCTGCCGCAGACGGCCCTTGCCCCCGCGCAACCGTTCCCGCACCGGCTTGAAGACGTCGGTCCCGTTCTCCTGAAATGACAAGACGAAATTCCGTCCGATGACGAAACTCACCTGCTCGACCAGTAAATCGTGCGTCTCCGTGACGGACAACACCTTCATGACCAGAAACAGGTAGGACTCATAGTCATCCAGCTTCGGGCGTTGATCGGTGTTGGCAATGTCTTCGAGCAGCAGGGGATGGAGCGAGAATTGTTTTCCGAAGGCTTCGAGCAGATCCAGCTTATGAACCCCGCCGATATCCACCCAGGTGACGGACTCATCGGCGGGCGGCTGCAACTCTTCCGGATCGGTCACAATCCGCTCATCGCAGCGCGCGCCGGCATAATCGAAGACCGTCATGGTCACCGTGTCGGCTTTTTTCTCACCGATGTGGACCAGCGTCCCCGGCGGCAACCCGGTTTTCTTCGAACGTTTTTGGACCAGTTTCATAGGTGCTCTGCTTGTACGCAGATTCTCCCGGGAGGTCAAGCCATCGAATGAGCCGGCTTCCAATCTCAGCGCGACCTTGCTACTCTGCACTATGTCTTGGGAACAGGAATATCGCGTCCTCACCGCCGCGATTCGCGAAGCCGGCGCCGAAGCCTTGCGGCTTGCCGCAGAGGGATTTCAGATCTATACCAAACCGGACGATTCTCCGGTCACCTCGGCCGACCATGCCGTCAATGACATTCTCATGGATCGTCTGCTCGGACAATTTCCGCACGACGGATGGCTGTCTGAAGAAACCCCCGATACCGACGCCCGGCTGACCAAACCCCGCGTCTGGGTCATCGATCCCATCGACGGAACCAAAGCCTTCATCCGGCACGAGCCGGAATATTGCATCTCCGTGGCGCTGCTGGAAGGCACACAGCCGGTGCTGGCGGCGATCTTTAATCCGTCGACCAACGAACTCTATACCGCGATCCGCGGCCAGGGCCTCCATCTGAATGGCGCACCGGCCCCACGCCACGAGTCGGAGGCCGGCCAACTGCTGACGATCGCGCTCAGTCCGTGGGAACTCCATGTCGGGCGCTTCAAATCGATCGAGTCGCACATGACGAGTCGCCCGATGCGCTCCATCGCCTGGGCGCTGGCGCAGGCAGCCCGTGGGACGATTCACGGCGTCATCACCTTCGAGCCGGAAAATGAGTGGGATGTGGCGGCCGGAACGCTCTTGCTCGAAGAAGCCGGCGGATCAGCGCACGATGGCGCGGGACAGCCGCTCCGATACAACCAACCGCTTCCCCGTTTTGGGGGATTCATCGCAACCGTGCAGGGATTTCCCGATCACCTCACAGCCCAGGTACGACAACTCCCGAGATCAGCCCGCTGACAGAGGAAAGACGACGGCCTCATGCGCGTAGCAATTGTAGGGATTGGCTTACTCGGACGAGCCGTTGCAGAACGGCTGCACGACTCGGGACATGCCGTCACGGTCCATAACCGCACGGCTTCCAAGACGGATCCCCTCCGCGCGCAGGGCATCACGGTGGCCGCGACCGTTGATGACGCGGTGGCCTCCACGGACTGTACGTTGCTCTTCTTGACCGATGCGGCCGCCATTCACGCTGTGCTGTTCCCTCCCACCGGACCGGTAGATCTCCGAGGTCGAACCATTATTCAAATGGGGACCATCAGCCCGGATGAAAGCCGTGCATTCCAACGCGCGGTGGCCGATGGCGGAGGAGACTACTTCGAAGCGCCTGTCCTGGGCAGCCTCCCTGAGGCCAAGGCCGGCACCTTACTCGTTTTGGGCGGGGGCACAGCTGACCAGCTCCGTCGCTGGGAGCCGATATTCTCATCATTATTGACGCCGGCCCCATCCCTTATCGGGCCCGTCGGACAGGCCGCCGCCCTCAAGCTGGCGCTGAATCATCTGATCGCCGCGGAGCTTTCCGCCTTCGCCCTGAGCCTGGGGCTTATCCAACGAGCCGGAATCTCCGTCGACCAGTTCATGGCCGTTCTCAAATCCAGCGCGCTGTTTGCGCCGGCCTTCGAGAAAAAGCTCCCCCGACTGCTGACACGCCGGTACGACAAGCCGAACTTTCCCACCAGCCATCTACTCAAAGACGTGAACCTGTTTGCCGATGAAGCGCGGCATCAGGGACTGAACGTGGCCGGCCTAGCAGGTGTGCGCGCCCTCCTCGAGCAAGCCATCCAGGAGGGACACCGGGATGAGGACTATTCGGCGCTGTTTGAATCGATTAACCCGAGAAATTAAGGAGCGGGAGGCGTATCGCTGGCGGCTACACTGGACGTCTTTCGCGAGAGATGGAAGGTCCCCCCTTTTGCCGTCGGAGCTCGATCATCGCCGATGCGTGTATACCACCAGCGGCCATCACCCTCGGAAATATCCGGGCTCAATTCCACGACGAAGTGACCCTCTCGGTCATTCTCTTCCTGCAGCCAGGTGCCCTCCCAATGGAAACCACTGAA containing:
- a CDS encoding FAD-dependent oxidoreductase, which gives rise to MTTQRTHDVIVIGGGSAGYAAARTAREAGADVAIVDQGPLGGLCILRGCMPTKTILRSAEIAAVMRRAPEFGLSPVEVRPSLSAIVDRKNRLVREFADYRIQQLRDPAFALYEAPATFLSPDRLQVGSTSLAAKSFIIATGSVPREVAIPGLTEAGCVTSDSLLDRREQPESLIVLGAGPVGLEFAQFFARIGTRVTLVQRASHVLSHLDADVGVALGQALAAEGLRVMTDTQALRVQRDGKKMAVSVLHKGEEEVLVGDLVLNALGRVPNIAGLNLSAAHVTVDAGRVVVDDGMRTSQPHIFAVGDVTNLYDVVHIAIQQGELAGWNACHPADSPRRFDDRLVAEVIFTEPQVAAVGLTEKACRARGLSCLTGTYPFADHGKAMCLGSTQGFVKLMADRASGTVLGAEIVGPESGELIHELIAVMYYHGTVQDLLRIPHYHPTLAEIVTYPAESIVEQMRRS
- a CDS encoding 3'(2'),5'-bisphosphate nucleotidase CysQ — encoded protein: MSWEQEYRVLTAAIREAGAEALRLAAEGFQIYTKPDDSPVTSADHAVNDILMDRLLGQFPHDGWLSEETPDTDARLTKPRVWVIDPIDGTKAFIRHEPEYCISVALLEGTQPVLAAIFNPSTNELYTAIRGQGLHLNGAPAPRHESEAGQLLTIALSPWELHVGRFKSIESHMTSRPMRSIAWALAQAARGTIHGVITFEPENEWDVAAGTLLLEEAGGSAHDGAGQPLRYNQPLPRFGGFIATVQGFPDHLTAQVRQLPRSAR
- a CDS encoding MEKHLA domain-containing protein, which gives rise to MSTDDVSHRFLVTWSQLLLDSFRRWTGRDLLIRTGTPDAQAQALFAAPFVVVSHDTQTDPMLNYGNRQALDLWELSWAQLTSTPSRLTAEAMNRDERARMLAAAERQGYYSGYRGIRISSTGKRFLVEDATVWNVVDDRGIRAGQAATFARWTMME
- a CDS encoding DUF1653 domain-containing protein, with amino-acid sequence MIRPGRYRHYKGNDYEVVGVAKHSETEEEVVVYRALYGEKGLWVRPLVMFLDTVVVEGRPQPRFQFVAECPIPPKAYPPPAPPRSSSSSTIQLS
- a CDS encoding CBS domain-containing protein, whose translation is MAVVQAITGVAETYPVKPVTPRAPLVDAVDSQAGEDPRHPAGDRTKLAAQQAYQEQTKQTRPPKPAILARDLMTTPVITLPSDATLVEAWTLMTRRSFRHLPISSVHGTLVGMVSDRDLIRHAPDLVIAGVQSTAAHRRLAEIMSPRVLSAAPTTDIREIARVMMDERVGALPILDANRQPIGIISKQDLLRGLANHGPIELWT
- the corA gene encoding magnesium/cobalt transporter CorA encodes the protein MKLVQKRSKKTGLPPGTLVHIGEKKADTVTMTVFDYAGARCDERIVTDPEELQPPADESVTWVDIGGVHKLDLLEAFGKQFSLHPLLLEDIANTDQRPKLDDYESYLFLVMKVLSVTETHDLLVEQVSFVIGRNFVLSFQENGTDVFKPVRERLRGGKGRLRQSGADYLLYALVDAIVDQYFLVLESLGEKIELLQEKVVADPRPDTLREVHALKRQLLFLRRAVWPLREATNGLSRSDCPYLHEPTKVFFRDVYDHVVQIVDTIETLREMVSASLDIYLSSVSYRLNTVMRVLTVITTIFMPLSFIASIYGMNFEHMPELKSEWGYPAVLGAMGLIAAGMLMAFRQRRWL
- the leuD gene encoding 3-isopropylmalate dehydratase small subunit; protein product: MQAFTTLTGLVAPLDRVNVDTDQIIPKQYLKTIKRTGLREGLFFDWKKQKDGSPDPQFFLNQARYQGATILLTRDNFGCGSSREHAPWALLDQGFRCVIAPSFADIFYNNCFQNGILPVVLTADEVLAMMHEVLAAPGYQLTVDLGKQTVTTPTGKICTFAIDPFRKDCLYRGLDSIGLTLQHESAISSYEQKRKTEAPWLFADIPS
- a CDS encoding NAD(P)-dependent oxidoreductase encodes the protein MRVAIVGIGLLGRAVAERLHDSGHAVTVHNRTASKTDPLRAQGITVAATVDDAVASTDCTLLFLTDAAAIHAVLFPPTGPVDLRGRTIIQMGTISPDESRAFQRAVADGGGDYFEAPVLGSLPEAKAGTLLVLGGGTADQLRRWEPIFSSLLTPAPSLIGPVGQAAALKLALNHLIAAELSAFALSLGLIQRAGISVDQFMAVLKSSALFAPAFEKKLPRLLTRRYDKPNFPTSHLLKDVNLFADEARHQGLNVAGLAGVRALLEQAIQEGHRDEDYSALFESINPRN
- the leuC gene encoding 3-isopropylmalate dehydratase large subunit, whose translation is MAGKTLFDKIWDTHLVREEPDGTTLLYIDRQLVHEVTSPQAFEGLKLSGRRPRRPAATLAVPDHNVPTTDRRLGIADAISAKQIQTLEDNCRDFNITLFGMNDIRQGVVHVIGPEQGFTLPGTTIVCGDSHTSTHGAFGALAFGIGTSEVEHVLATQCLVQKRPKTMEIRVDGVLSDRCSAKDIILAIIGKIGTAGGTGYVIEYTGSAIRALSMEGRMTLCNMSIEGGARAGMVAPDEKTTAYIQGRPLAPKDALFEQAVRAWEQLKTDPDATYDATLVMRAEDIAPQVSWGTSPGMVLGVDQRVPDPATMTDDNTRKATERALEYMGLAANMPIADIRIDKVFIGSCTNSRIEDLRLAASLAKGKQVAKTVHAMVVPGSGLVKQQAEQEGLDKIFREAGFEWREAGCSMCLAMNADVLKPGERCASTSNRNFEGRQGAGGRTHLVSPAMAVAAAVEGHFIDIRHWS